ggcaaacaaaagaaaaacgaaaatttGAAGGTTTCTCTAATTTTCGATCAAGTGGAGAAGGAAGAAGAAGCTCTCCAAAACCTTAAGTCCCTCTAGAATTTCTTGTAGTTTGAGTAGTTACCATTGTTgaatgtttataaattttagagaGGGGAAGTAAAGAACTCGAATTTAGATGTGTTTTTGGATAGTTAGTGGtccttataatataatttaaaagtcGGAATTAGATTCGATCgggagaattttgagttatgtaagAATCATATATTAGGGTTCTAAATAATCAAGTTAAATTAAtgtatatcatttttaatttgaatgatttgttGTTTGAATGTGAGAATCAGATATTGTTTTCATGTTTGAATTATCAAATGTAGCTAAAGAAATGACCGAAACTTCAAGAGAGAAAAGACTGACGTGTTACGATTTGTGCTAGCCTAATTCAATTGGCTTACATAGCTTATTAAGTAGCTAAGCTTGATGACTTATGATATGAACTATCATggtttgatgattttgaaactggttggtatgttttaaataataaaatgattttggttatgTTATTATCATGATATTTATGAATGGTTCCTGTTTTGATAATCTTCAAAAGAGAAAATGTCCTATTAAACTATCAGAGATGTGATTCGGGGTATAGTTGACATGTTTGTAGCGTGTTTGAAGGGCTTTACACTTCGTGCTCCATGCCTTCTAGCCGTGTACTTATGTGTACTTGATGTATGCTCTCATGAGATCATTGGTGTGATGGAGGAATCCCATGTATCTGATCATTGAGTATGCATTTGGTTCATAGAGACAAATATTAGTATATGGATCTGTGTATCCGATCATTAGGAAACTCGTATGATGTGCTTTGGGGTAGAAAAGGGGGTTGGCAATGCTATGGAAAATCGAATCAATGCTCAAGCTGAGTCGTACAGACATGGTGCAGCTTGAGGGTGATCAAGCTCTAGTTCCACTGACCGCTTCGATAGAGATACAGAGATTGTTGGACGCatcaattctaaaaatttaatacgaaaTTTAGCTCCACAAACAAACTTGCCATGACTATACCTCAgtgattataataaaattatgaaggGTAATATGAAGGGCATTATTTAGGGATGCTGCACAAGTTTCACTTGAAGGTAGCAGCTTGCATAtcatattttgcattttttttttcaaattattagtCGAATCAAATTCTAAATACGAACATGATACATGCATTAAACATGTCGTAGTAATGCGTTTTTAAACATATCCTCTCATTTATTAGAAGCAAAGGCATGAAAATCAGCACAACATATATGCATTCCTTATGTGGTTTGGCAAATATCTTACTAACTTGAAATCAGCATTATTGTTTTATGCAGTAAGAATGCATCTTGTTGGGCATCCATCTGCACCAACCATCCTCAAAGGTAGGCAATGAACCGTATACTTCCCCGGCTTGATTCCATCGAGGTTTAGACCTTCGACTATAACGATTTCCTGAAGAAAATCAATCAGTTTTAGTAATGCACTCCAACACTAGTCTTTGTTcatataactaaaaattaacatgaGAAACCTCTTTGTTCTTACCCTACTTTTCAGAAGTATATGATGAGTAGGGGCAGCATCAACATAAGCAGAAATAGATAGGTAATCGATTCCTACAATTCATACAGACAGATCAATGGTTACTAAAAACGTTCTGTTGAGGCGAGTTTTAAACTGAAATAACGACCAGACCGACATTTATGCACCATAATTAAAGCACAACCTATGGCACAGATGTTTCAACTCTCAACCCCAACATGTCTCGTTGTTAACAAAGAGAAACTGAAATCTTACCAACGAGTTTGATGTCGGTGTTATCAACCAACCATTGCGCCCCATCCTTCTTAAACCCTGTGAAGTCTGAAGCAAACTCTCTTGTATGCATCAACCTCCTAAACACCAAAGTTGACATGTAGTTCCACAACGTTTCAGCATTACTATGATTGCTTTATGAATAGGTAAAATGCGAACATAAGTACGTTTATGTTTACCTGTCTGTATTAAGTGTTTTGAAAAGCACACGATGGACTCCCCGGGGAATATTCAACGACTTCATAACTTCAGCTGTAGGTTGAACATATTTTAGGTAGTGATTACTACAACTCAACACAAATAAAAGTTTGTAAAGATGATGCACAGAGATCTATTTTGTGATGTTGTATTAGAGCATCCTTGCACTCATGACCTTGTATTAGAGCTTAAGGGGGCGAATTATATGAAATACAACTTGACCAAGGGGCGAATGTTATACAATCTGGACACCAAATCTAAAATAcatcataatttatatataaaatacaaaaatctgaaaatttcaAGAGGGGCGACCGCCCCTGCACCCCCCTGGATCCATCCCTGACCTCTTCAGCCTGTTCAGGCATCGAGAGGCGCCCCTGAGCTCTTTTCATGTTATCAACATGATTCTCTAACATGTTCAACAGCCAAAACTCGAAAGCATCCCTGATTATAACTAGCAGGCAAGGTTTTATGATTAAACCAGTTATAACTGCATACAAATCCCAGAAACAGGAATTATTGTAGAGTGAGCTGAAGTGATATTTAGAACCCCCAAAAGTTGTAGCAAATAAAACATGTATGATcataaattaaaaaggaaagtCCATCATACCAGTAATGTTCTTGTTTCTTGGAACATCAACTACTAGAACAGGACCTacacaaacaataaaacatGTATGATCATCAATAATATCTCCACCTCTAGCAAACCATAGACATTAATGAGCTAAGTTGCAAAGAACTACCAAATTTCCAACAATGAAAACACCAAGCTAAAGGGCAAAAAAACAAAACGCTCAGTTTACCAGTAAGTGTTTGCAGGCTAAGTGTGGAAACATCAAAGCCCTCCTCATAATACTTTTGAAAGAAGTGGCTAGGGGCATCAACGTGAGTTCCAGTGTGGGTTCCCAGCTTAAACTCGGAAATATTAGCCATGGACCCATTTTTAATGCTGGAAACAAGCCAAATGAAGTGACCAAGTCCCTTCTGGGAGTCAAAAGTGGGCAACTGGGAAGTGATTTTGTGAGTTATATCAAAGATTCTGGCATTACCATCACTGTAAACTACAGCAGAACCGGAAAGGATACAGAATAGCAGCAGGAGCTTGTTATGATTGTTCATGGTAGTAAACTAGTTTCAGATTAAAGAAGCTTTGAGGAGTGTTAGTGCGTTACAGCTGGTGAGTTCTCTGGATCTTGGCAGgagtttaattgaaaagaaaatgtagaAAAGAGGCCCtcctatttaattttttttcttttccattattttttattatatttgtcaATTTAATAGAGATCTAAATCGtcaaacatgttgaattttagatttttctaataaaaaaatgataaattaaatttttcttcttaaattttagtatttttagttggatttaaattttttcaggagaaaaaagttaaaaattaggaggaaaaatctgatttgttaTTCTCTTATTGGAGAAGGATAGGGATGACGTGGAATCACAGTTTTATACAATCACTtctcttaattttatatatattgaaatcatCAGATTTAATTAGGATGAGCATTGGACCGAATCGAgtcaaatcaaatgaaaaaaacttTGAGTTAATAAGTTGATGagtcttattttatcaatttaactcGATTTGAAGACTTTTCGAAtcgaatgaaatgaaattcaagtcaaattgaatcgaatcaaatcgagtgaaattatttgagttaaattaaaaaaattattctaagaAATTGCTTAGaggtcaagttaaacaaaatatatcttctttttagaagatttagtatttatgagtataatatatttagcatttattaatataatatatttgactttgattagaattaggtttttttaacctataaatagatgtagccGAAACTTCTCTTGAAATCATTCGAAttcaacatagtgaattttcttttcctctgcccgtggttttttcccaaaaggattttcacgtaaaaatctgtttgtgctttatttttatttcttttttctttgcgatatattgtcattaccgacgttctatttttacaatgtcaaattaaaattttgttacagTATTAATTAATTCCATATGatagcacataaatttgaaaccatatatattttaaaaaaatttcaaagaaaaatatatattagtacgATAAACtcaaatcattaattaatttatttaggtccacaaatttattaatttagaaaatttgaaattttataaatatattaaattttaaaattattttgactttttctttgtaattttgtttACAAAGAGAacattttgcttatttttaaaaga
The nucleotide sequence above comes from Gossypium raimondii isolate GPD5lz chromosome 13, ASM2569854v1, whole genome shotgun sequence. Encoded proteins:
- the LOC105782719 gene encoding cyclase-like protein 2, which produces MNNHNKLLLLFCILSGSAVVYSDGNARIFDITHKITSQLPTFDSQKGLGHFIWLVSSIKNGSMANISEFKLGTHTGTHVDAPSHFFQKYYEEGFDVSTLSLQTLTGPVLVVDVPRNKNITAEVMKSLNIPRGVHRVLFKTLNTDRRLMHTREFASDFTGFKKDGAQWLVDNTDIKLVGIDYLSISAYVDAAPTHHILLKSREIVIVEGLNLDGIKPGKYTVHCLPLRMVGADGCPTRCILTA